The following proteins come from a genomic window of Rutidosis leptorrhynchoides isolate AG116_Rl617_1_P2 chromosome 10, CSIRO_AGI_Rlap_v1, whole genome shotgun sequence:
- the LOC139870799 gene encoding peter Pan-like protein: protein MANFRNKKKMGCVKPAKKQPPQQNVDHVTGDKIPRSFGFSRLKLPGSLKQLQADLRKMMISYTALNLKKERNNLRDFLNVAGPMGVTHFLMLSKTRNSPYLRVARTPQGPTLTF from the exons ATGGCTAATTTCCGTAAT AAAAAGAAGATGGGATGTGTGAAGCCAGCAAAGAAGCAACCACCACAACAGAATGTGGATCATGTAACTGGCGATAAAATCCCAAGGAGTTTCGGTTTTTCAAGGTTGAAATTACCTGGGTCTCTTAAACAATTGCAAGCTGATTTGCGTAAAATGATGATTTCGTATACTGCTTTAAACCTAAAG AAGGAGCGTAACAACCTTAGAGATTTCTTGAATGTTGCAGGGCCAATGGGAGTTACTCATTTTCTTATGTTATCAAAAACAAGAAACTCTCCTTATTTGAGAGTTGCACGAACACCACAGGGTCCCACTCTTACGTTTTAA